A single genomic interval of Noviherbaspirillum saxi harbors:
- a CDS encoding DUF3182 family protein, whose amino-acid sequence MEKMLAAVEGTNVVHTENAHCANAATVVILPEKLVGTCAAHELAAHTEIARRLAVLKGCEFAGEFEANYQYENGLYFVPSDTLVGLDYAAELRIRNDEDLFGGVVPHAFVATKTITHALPGPYSAAPDGWAPSMARKVQEVVLPGYSVFNLHDARDAGTRLSQQGAVRVKKASGVGGLGQWVVSTAHELDDLLYSLESEDLLRGGVVLECNLSEVSTLSVGQVKVAGMVATYYGVQRLTSNNRGEEVYGGSTLTVARGGFDALLQLQLDSELHTAISQARTYHAAALSCFPPMFASRCNYDIAQGVDASGQWRSGVLEQSWRVGGASGAEIAALEAFHADPGLSVARASTVELYGPQIELPHDAVIYFQGSDDNVGPITKYVTLEAYAHP is encoded by the coding sequence ATGGAAAAGATGCTTGCAGCAGTTGAAGGAACGAATGTGGTGCATACGGAAAACGCACACTGTGCCAATGCAGCGACAGTAGTCATTCTTCCTGAAAAGCTTGTGGGAACATGTGCCGCGCATGAACTTGCTGCTCACACGGAAATTGCGCGTCGGCTCGCAGTTCTCAAGGGATGCGAGTTCGCCGGAGAATTCGAGGCGAATTACCAATACGAAAATGGTTTGTATTTTGTTCCCAGCGACACACTGGTCGGTCTCGATTATGCAGCCGAACTGCGCATACGCAATGATGAAGATTTATTCGGGGGTGTCGTCCCGCATGCCTTTGTCGCCACCAAGACCATTACGCATGCTCTGCCCGGTCCTTACTCGGCCGCGCCGGATGGCTGGGCGCCAAGCATGGCAAGAAAAGTGCAGGAAGTCGTATTGCCCGGTTACTCCGTTTTCAATCTGCACGATGCACGTGATGCCGGTACCCGCCTGTCGCAGCAGGGCGCGGTAAGGGTCAAGAAGGCGAGTGGGGTGGGTGGTCTGGGGCAATGGGTTGTGAGTACCGCACATGAACTCGATGACTTGCTGTACTCGCTGGAAAGCGAAGATCTGCTGCGCGGTGGCGTTGTTCTGGAATGCAATCTGTCGGAAGTTAGTACCCTAAGTGTCGGCCAGGTCAAGGTTGCCGGCATGGTAGCGACCTACTACGGTGTGCAGCGCCTGACATCCAATAATCGGGGCGAAGAAGTGTACGGCGGTTCGACCTTGACGGTCGCGCGCGGCGGCTTCGATGCCTTGCTGCAACTACAGCTTGATAGCGAGTTGCATACCGCGATTTCTCAGGCGCGCACTTACCATGCCGCCGCACTGTCTTGTTTTCCGCCAATGTTTGCGTCGCGCTGCAATTACGATATTGCCCAGGGAGTCGACGCAAGCGGCCAGTGGCGCTCCGGTGTGCTGGAACAATCCTGGCGTGTCGGCGGCGCAAGCGGCGCGGAAATTGCCGCCCTGGAAGCCTTTCACGCCGATCCCGGATTGTCGGTCGCGCGCGCTTCCACGGTCGAGCTCTACGGTCCGCAAATTGAACTGCCGCATGATGCAGTTATCTATTTTCAGGGGAGCGACGACAACGTCGGACCGATCACCAAGTATGTAACCCTGGAAGCCTATGCCCATCCATGA
- a CDS encoding alpha/beta hydrolase family protein, whose protein sequence is MPIHDDNIQIAVDGDTIDGTIVTPGAKMPAVLFVHGWGGSQEQYLARAREIAALGCVCLTFDLRGHAGTLPQHDTVSRENNLHDVLAAYDTLVSQRGVDRAAVAVVGSSYGGYLAAILSSMRPVQWLALRVPALYMDSNWEMPKRQLHKGQDLGTYRQTLIPAGENRALRACANFHGDVLVVESERDAIIPHAVVTSYLDACAEPRSLTYRVIKDADHGLSEEASQRAYTALLVSWMTEMIFGSREKGKPTLATTMPKSTLPEAPPTPA, encoded by the coding sequence ATGCCCATCCATGATGACAATATTCAAATCGCCGTCGATGGCGACACCATTGACGGCACTATCGTTACTCCCGGCGCGAAAATGCCGGCCGTCCTGTTCGTGCACGGCTGGGGCGGCAGCCAGGAACAATACCTGGCACGGGCGAGAGAAATCGCTGCGCTTGGCTGCGTTTGCCTGACCTTCGATCTGCGCGGGCATGCGGGAACGTTGCCGCAGCATGATACGGTGTCGCGGGAAAACAATCTGCACGACGTACTCGCTGCTTACGATACGCTGGTCTCGCAGCGCGGTGTCGATCGCGCCGCCGTGGCCGTGGTCGGCAGCAGTTACGGCGGTTACCTGGCAGCGATTCTTTCGTCGATGCGGCCGGTGCAGTGGCTCGCCTTGCGCGTGCCTGCGCTCTACATGGATAGCAATTGGGAAATGCCCAAGCGCCAGTTGCACAAGGGCCAGGATTTGGGCACGTATCGGCAGACCCTGATCCCGGCCGGGGAGAACCGTGCATTGCGCGCCTGCGCGAATTTTCATGGCGATGTGCTGGTGGTCGAATCGGAGCGCGATGCGATCATTCCGCATGCTGTGGTCACCAGTTATCTGGACGCCTGCGCCGAACCGCGTTCGCTGACCTATCGCGTAATCAAGGACGCCGATCACGGCCTGTCGGAAGAAGCGTCCCAGCGCGCGTACACGGCGCTGCTGGTCAGTTGGATGACGGAAATGATTTTCGGGTCGCGGGAAAAAGGGAAGCCGACCCTAGCGACAACCATGCCGAAGAGCACGCTGCCCGAGGCCCCGCCTACTCCCGCTTGA
- a CDS encoding OsmC family protein — MKRTASASWTGGLKDGQGSISTQSGVLSNTRYGFAARFEDGPGTNPEELIAAAHAGCFTMALSGQLGEAGIVAENLTTTAAVTLEKVDGGFSISAVHLDLVAKIPGGDQKAFDEAANKAKAGCPVSKLLNATITLNAKLES; from the coding sequence ATGAAGCGTACTGCGTCCGCATCATGGACCGGAGGTCTGAAAGACGGCCAGGGCAGCATATCCACCCAAAGCGGTGTTCTATCGAATACTCGCTACGGCTTTGCGGCGCGTTTTGAAGATGGCCCGGGCACCAATCCGGAAGAGCTGATCGCCGCCGCACATGCCGGCTGTTTCACGATGGCCTTGTCGGGCCAGCTCGGCGAAGCGGGGATCGTCGCCGAAAACTTGACCACCACTGCAGCGGTAACGCTCGAAAAGGTCGATGGCGGTTTTTCGATTTCGGCGGTACACCTCGATCTGGTCGCCAAGATTCCCGGTGGTGATCAAAAGGCGTTCGATGAAGCGGCAAACAAAGCGAAGGCAGGATGTCCGGTGTCCAAGCTGCTCAATGCCACCATCACACTCAACGCAAAGCTGGAATCGTAA
- a CDS encoding Hsp20 family protein, which yields MRTYDFTPLYRSAIGFDRLAQLFDEAQRADAQPSYPPYNIELVGEDKYRITMAVAGFDRSELDIESERDQLKIIGRKQKDDTKRTFLHRGIAARDFEHRFQLADHVKVVGAKLDNGLLNIELVRVIPEALKPRKIEIDGESVQLLQREAA from the coding sequence ATGCGTACTTACGACTTTACTCCCCTGTATCGCTCGGCCATCGGCTTTGACCGTCTTGCTCAATTATTTGACGAAGCACAGCGCGCCGATGCACAGCCCAGCTACCCACCGTACAACATCGAACTTGTCGGTGAAGACAAATACCGTATCACCATGGCCGTTGCAGGTTTCGACCGGTCCGAACTGGACATCGAAAGCGAGCGCGATCAATTGAAAATTATCGGCCGCAAACAGAAGGACGATACCAAGCGCACCTTTCTGCACCGCGGTATCGCAGCACGCGATTTCGAACACCGCTTCCAACTGGCAGACCATGTGAAAGTCGTTGGTGCCAAGCTCGACAATGGCTTGCTGAATATCGAACTGGTGCGCGTGATTCCCGAAGCGCTGAAGCCGCGCAAGATCGAGATCGATGGCGAATCCGTGCAGCTGTTGCAGCGCGAAGCCGCCTGA
- a CDS encoding AI-2E family transporter — MNNPQLQHKTFLLLLIVVSIAFGWILLPFYGAVFWAAVLAILFAPFYKQLLSSMRGRRNLAALTTLVLCLLIVIFPLSVITASLLREGAAIYQQIRSGELDFGAYFQQIMDALPPWIVSWLERLGLTDIFSLQDRLSEAVAQGSQTIATQAFSIGQNTFDFIVSFGIMLYLLFFLLRDGVALSARIKQAIPLSSEHKRNLVGKFTTVIRATVKGNIAVAATQGALGGVMFWFLGIQGAVLWGVLMAFLSLLPAVGAALIWAPVAIFFLLTGAIWQGVTLIAFGVVVIGLVDNILRPLLVGKDTQMPDYVVLISTLGGMALFGLNGFVIGPAIAALFIAAWDLFSAAAEEHVQ, encoded by the coding sequence ATGAATAATCCGCAGTTGCAACACAAGACCTTCCTGCTCTTGCTGATCGTCGTATCGATTGCATTTGGATGGATACTGCTGCCGTTTTACGGCGCCGTGTTCTGGGCAGCGGTGCTGGCCATTCTGTTTGCGCCGTTCTACAAACAGTTATTGTCCTCCATGCGCGGACGCCGCAATTTGGCGGCGCTGACCACGCTGGTACTGTGTCTGCTGATCGTCATATTTCCCTTGTCGGTCATCACTGCGTCGCTACTGCGCGAAGGAGCAGCGATATACCAGCAGATACGGTCCGGGGAACTGGATTTCGGCGCCTACTTCCAGCAAATCATGGATGCTCTGCCGCCATGGATCGTGAGCTGGCTGGAACGCCTTGGCTTGACCGATATCTTTTCCCTGCAGGACAGGCTGTCCGAAGCCGTTGCGCAAGGCAGCCAGACGATTGCGACCCAGGCATTCAGCATTGGCCAGAACACCTTCGACTTCATCGTCAGCTTCGGCATCATGCTGTATCTGTTGTTCTTCCTGCTGCGTGACGGCGTGGCGCTATCCGCACGCATCAAGCAGGCAATACCCTTGAGCTCCGAACACAAGCGCAATCTGGTCGGAAAATTCACCACCGTGATCCGGGCCACCGTCAAGGGCAACATCGCCGTGGCGGCGACACAGGGTGCGCTGGGCGGCGTGATGTTCTGGTTTCTCGGCATTCAGGGTGCGGTGCTGTGGGGCGTACTGATGGCCTTTCTGTCCTTGCTGCCGGCAGTCGGCGCCGCCTTGATCTGGGCGCCGGTGGCGATATTTTTCCTGCTGACCGGCGCAATCTGGCAAGGCGTCACGCTGATCGCCTTTGGCGTGGTGGTGATCGGGCTGGTCGATAATATCCTGCGCCCTCTTCTGGTCGGCAAGGATACGCAGATGCCCGACTATGTGGTGCTGATATCGACCCTGGGGGGCATGGCGCTGTTCGGGCTGAACGGCTTTGTGATCGGTCCGGCCATCGCCGCGCTGTTCATTGCGGCATGGGACCTGTTTTCGGCGGCCGCGGAAGAACATGTTCAGTAG
- a CDS encoding M48 family metallopeptidase, with protein MKIKLQIKLLVTGAVLLLGACASTTKPGVVGVTRQQLLLVPAATVERMALVSYAQQAEKAKAQGKLITSGEEYDRLLRIANRLKAQVGVFREDTRDWKWQLILIDAPVLNATCAPGGKITFYTGIVRQLKLSDDEIAAIMGHEFAHALREHGRERVSQAVAQNAITTAALAGAQNRQTQVALANQFAQYLFVLPNSRQNESEADGIGLELAARAGYDPRAAISLWQKMGRASEGKNTPEFLSTHPANTTRINEISALLPTVLPLYDAAKQ; from the coding sequence ATGAAAATCAAACTGCAGATCAAGCTGCTGGTCACGGGTGCCGTGTTGCTGCTGGGCGCCTGTGCGTCGACTACGAAACCGGGCGTGGTCGGCGTCACACGCCAGCAGTTATTGCTGGTGCCGGCCGCCACGGTGGAAAGAATGGCCCTGGTCAGTTATGCGCAACAGGCGGAAAAGGCCAAGGCGCAAGGCAAGCTGATCACGTCGGGCGAGGAATACGACAGGTTGCTGCGCATTGCCAATCGCTTGAAGGCGCAGGTCGGCGTGTTCCGGGAAGATACGCGGGACTGGAAATGGCAGTTGATCCTGATCGATGCGCCGGTGCTGAATGCGACTTGCGCGCCCGGCGGCAAGATCACGTTCTACACCGGCATCGTGCGTCAGCTTAAGCTCAGCGACGATGAAATCGCCGCGATCATGGGACATGAATTCGCCCATGCGCTCAGAGAGCACGGCCGCGAGCGCGTCTCGCAGGCGGTCGCGCAAAACGCGATCACCACCGCTGCGCTGGCAGGGGCGCAGAACCGGCAGACGCAAGTCGCGCTTGCCAATCAGTTTGCGCAATACCTGTTTGTCTTGCCGAATTCGCGCCAGAACGAAAGCGAAGCAGATGGCATCGGACTGGAACTCGCTGCGCGCGCCGGTTACGATCCGCGCGCCGCCATCAGCCTGTGGCAAAAGATGGGCCGTGCTTCCGAAGGCAAGAACACCCCCGAGTTTCTGTCGACGCATCCCGCCAACACCACGCGCATCAATGAGATTTCCGCGTTGCTCCCTACCGTGCTGCCGCTGTATGACGCGGCGAAGCAGTAA
- a CDS encoding helix-turn-helix transcriptional regulator produces the protein MIAQDQLLTLSGQFYEGILAPQGWHQAMTRLAGMTGAEMVSLLLWERSHDQIIVGEAVGMHPSLRLEYETYYQSIDPGKAFVGRTRPGEWYLDERDFASRLKDHSPFYQEFLRRYRMSGVMATPILRDGTGTDGLLSLVGHGRRSDMEGIALQLTPLLPHLQQAARLRWKLIELSSRLDLASRVLDRVRAPLLVMNAAGSVKLANRLGEQWLSASGRLPGHGSEDNDARSRLRGALQAACGTVKPKRAAGVRLQTADGDFCIVTTVPLPADAESMLHSIEPLALVLVHDPACAAVPANELLREIFRLSPAEIRLVHILLRGSTLKEASEQLSISFETGRKHLKSVFVKVGVHRQSDLQRVLGSLDLV, from the coding sequence GTGATCGCACAAGATCAATTGCTGACCCTGTCGGGACAATTCTATGAAGGCATACTCGCTCCCCAAGGTTGGCATCAAGCGATGACGCGCCTGGCCGGCATGACGGGTGCGGAAATGGTGTCGCTTCTGCTATGGGAGCGCAGCCACGACCAGATCATCGTCGGCGAAGCGGTTGGCATGCATCCATCGTTGCGGCTGGAATACGAAACCTACTACCAGTCCATCGATCCGGGCAAGGCATTCGTCGGGCGCACGCGACCCGGCGAGTGGTATCTCGATGAACGCGATTTCGCTTCACGCCTGAAAGACCATTCACCGTTCTACCAGGAGTTCCTGCGGCGTTATCGCATGTCCGGCGTAATGGCCACGCCCATCCTGCGTGACGGGACCGGTACCGATGGCTTGCTGTCGCTGGTCGGACATGGCCGGCGCAGCGATATGGAGGGCATCGCACTACAGCTGACACCGCTGCTGCCGCATCTTCAGCAGGCCGCACGACTGCGATGGAAGCTGATCGAATTGTCGAGCCGGCTTGACCTCGCATCACGCGTGCTCGACCGGGTACGTGCGCCGTTGCTGGTGATGAATGCGGCCGGCAGCGTGAAGCTGGCGAATCGGCTGGGGGAACAATGGCTGTCGGCCTCGGGACGCTTGCCGGGTCACGGCAGCGAAGACAACGATGCGAGAAGCCGCCTGCGCGGCGCGCTGCAAGCCGCGTGCGGCACCGTGAAGCCCAAGCGGGCGGCGGGCGTGCGACTGCAAACGGCGGACGGCGATTTCTGCATCGTCACGACGGTGCCGTTGCCAGCCGACGCCGAAAGCATGTTGCACAGTATCGAGCCGCTGGCGCTGGTGCTGGTGCACGATCCGGCCTGCGCTGCGGTACCGGCGAACGAACTGCTGCGCGAAATATTCCGTCTCAGCCCGGCGGAAATACGCCTGGTGCACATCCTGCTGCGCGGCTCGACCTTGAAGGAAGCTAGCGAGCAGTTGAGCATTTCATTTGAAACCGGACGCAAGCATCTTAAATCGGTCTTCGTGAAAGTCGGCGTGCACCGACAGTCGGATCTGCAAAGGGTGCTCGGCTCGCTCGATCTGGTCTGA
- a CDS encoding urate hydroxylase PuuD, translated as MEGYLLDWANLLLRWLHVIVAIAWIGSSFYFVWLDNSLKAPKDAELKEKGVGGELWAVHGGGFYNPQKYLGAPRNLPEDLHWFYWESYSTWLSGFGLFSVLYLFNPKVFLIDPNVANLTPTVAVILALAFLGVGWLVYDVLCRALQKKEGLLAVLVVAYVIIASWAACNLFSGRAAFLIIGAMIATIMSANVFFWIIPGQRKVVAAMKAGQPVDPIHGQRAKQRSVHNTYFTLPVLFTMLSNHYNMTYSHPHNWLVLVLIMVAGVLIRQFFILRHKSVVNLVYPLVAVAMLAGVVAWIAPSKPATSGPAAAAETPVDMAQIKPVIDKHCIQCHAAKPTLMPTAAKGVLFDQPEQIKSQAQLIYQQVVMQKSMPLGNITNMTDEERALIGRWYQGGAQ; from the coding sequence ATGGAAGGTTATTTGCTCGACTGGGCCAACCTGTTGCTGCGCTGGCTGCATGTGATCGTGGCGATTGCGTGGATAGGCTCGTCGTTTTATTTCGTCTGGCTGGACAACAGCCTGAAGGCACCCAAGGACGCGGAATTGAAGGAAAAAGGCGTCGGCGGCGAATTGTGGGCCGTGCATGGCGGTGGCTTCTACAACCCGCAAAAATATCTGGGTGCGCCGCGCAATCTGCCGGAAGACCTGCACTGGTTTTACTGGGAATCGTATAGCACCTGGCTGTCCGGATTCGGACTGTTTTCGGTGCTTTACCTGTTCAATCCCAAGGTCTTCCTGATCGACCCGAACGTCGCCAACCTGACGCCGACCGTGGCCGTCATCCTGGCGCTGGCATTCCTGGGCGTGGGCTGGCTGGTGTACGACGTGCTTTGCCGGGCGCTGCAAAAGAAGGAAGGGCTGCTGGCGGTACTGGTGGTGGCTTATGTGATCATTGCATCGTGGGCGGCATGCAACTTGTTTTCCGGACGCGCCGCTTTCCTGATCATCGGTGCGATGATCGCCACGATCATGAGCGCCAACGTGTTTTTCTGGATCATTCCGGGACAGCGCAAGGTGGTCGCGGCGATGAAGGCCGGCCAGCCGGTCGATCCCATCCATGGTCAGCGTGCCAAGCAACGCAGCGTGCACAACACTTACTTCACGCTGCCGGTGTTGTTTACGATGTTGTCCAACCACTACAACATGACGTACAGCCATCCGCATAATTGGCTGGTGCTGGTGTTGATCATGGTGGCCGGCGTGCTGATCCGCCAGTTCTTCATCCTGCGTCACAAGAGTGTCGTCAATCTGGTTTACCCGCTGGTGGCCGTGGCGATGCTGGCCGGTGTCGTGGCATGGATTGCGCCTAGCAAACCGGCAACGAGCGGGCCTGCAGCCGCTGCCGAAACGCCGGTCGATATGGCGCAAATCAAGCCTGTGATCGACAAGCATTGCATCCAGTGTCACGCGGCCAAGCCCACGTTGATGCCGACCGCGGCCAAGGGCGTGCTGTTCGACCAGCCTGAACAGATCAAGTCGCAAGCACAACTGATCTATCAGCAAGTCGTGATGCAAAAGTCCATGCCGCTCGGGAACATAACCAACATGACCGACGAAGAACGGGCGCTGATCGGGCGCTGGTATCAAGGCGGCGCACAGTAA
- the uraH gene encoding hydroxyisourate hydrolase has translation MSRLTTHVLDTAHGRPGQGITIDLFEIVDNRRNKLLSKITNADGRCDGPLLEGNAFRAGVYELDFHIGAYFSGLGLQLPKPSFLDVVTLRFGVADATQHYHVPLVASPWSYSTYRGS, from the coding sequence ATGAGTCGTCTGACTACACACGTGCTCGACACTGCGCATGGCAGGCCGGGGCAAGGTATTACGATCGATCTATTTGAAATTGTCGACAATCGTAGAAATAAATTGTTATCCAAAATTACCAATGCCGATGGCCGCTGCGACGGTCCGCTGCTGGAAGGCAATGCCTTCCGCGCCGGCGTTTATGAACTGGACTTTCATATCGGCGCCTATTTTTCCGGCCTCGGGTTGCAATTGCCCAAACCGTCTTTTCTTGATGTGGTCACGCTGCGCTTCGGCGTTGCTGACGCCACGCAGCACTATCACGTGCCGCTGGTCGCCAGCCCCTGGAGCTATTCGACTTACCGCGGCAGTTAA